From the Salinimicrobium tongyeongense genome, one window contains:
- the rlmN gene encoding 23S rRNA (adenine(2503)-C(2))-methyltransferase RlmN: MKEKKKDIRALTKEQLQQFFVSQGDKSFRGTQVYEWLWGKGAHSFEDMTNISKETRKMLNENFVINHIRVDQMQRSSDGTIKNAVKLHDDLTVESVLIPTPSRTTACVSSQVGCSLDCKFCATAKLKRMRNLNPDEIYDQVVAIDNESRLYFDKPLSNIVFMGMGEPLMNYNNVLKAIEKITSPEGLGMSPKRITVSTSGVPKMIKRMADEEVKFKLAVSLHSAIDEVRTSIMPFNATFPLDDLREALEYWYAKTKSRITYEYVVWKDVNDSRKDVDALVRFCKYVPCKVNLIEYNPIGDDHFKQAPEETTNMYVRELERNGITCTVRRSRGKDIDAACGQLANKSKEVVA; the protein is encoded by the coding sequence GTGAAAGAAAAGAAGAAAGACATACGGGCCTTGACCAAAGAGCAACTTCAGCAATTCTTTGTTTCCCAGGGGGATAAATCCTTCCGCGGAACTCAGGTTTATGAGTGGCTTTGGGGGAAAGGAGCACATTCTTTTGAAGATATGACCAATATCTCCAAAGAGACCCGTAAAATGCTGAATGAGAATTTTGTGATCAACCACATTCGGGTAGACCAGATGCAGCGCAGCAGTGATGGAACTATTAAAAACGCTGTAAAGTTACACGATGACCTTACGGTAGAATCGGTTTTGATTCCAACTCCCTCGAGAACCACCGCCTGTGTCTCTTCACAGGTTGGCTGTAGCCTGGATTGTAAATTTTGTGCTACCGCCAAGCTGAAGCGCATGCGCAACCTGAATCCCGATGAAATTTATGACCAGGTAGTGGCTATAGACAATGAGAGTCGGTTGTATTTTGATAAGCCTCTTTCGAATATTGTTTTTATGGGCATGGGAGAGCCTCTTATGAACTATAATAATGTGCTTAAAGCTATAGAGAAGATCACCTCTCCCGAAGGATTGGGCATGTCGCCAAAACGTATTACCGTTTCCACTTCAGGGGTGCCAAAAATGATAAAAAGAATGGCCGATGAGGAGGTGAAATTTAAGCTTGCCGTTTCCCTGCATTCCGCCATTGATGAAGTGAGAACCTCCATTATGCCTTTTAATGCCACCTTTCCTCTTGATGATCTTAGGGAAGCGCTCGAATACTGGTATGCTAAAACAAAAAGCCGTATTACCTATGAGTATGTGGTGTGGAAAGATGTGAACGACAGCAGGAAAGATGTTGATGCTCTGGTGAGGTTCTGTAAATATGTGCCCTGCAAGGTAAATCTAATTGAATACAATCCCATAGGTGACGATCACTTCAAGCAGGCTCCCGAAGAAACAACCAACATGTACGTAAGGGAACTGGAGCGTAACGGAATCACCTGTACCGTTCGTCGTTCCCGCGGAAAGGACATTGATGCCGCCTGTGGCCAGCTTGCAAACAAATCAAAGGAAGTTGTCGCATAA